One segment of Bradyrhizobium sp. CB2312 DNA contains the following:
- a CDS encoding D-2-hydroxyacid dehydrogenase, translated as MAGESSALTVLLNIPTAEAYARLIAERFPKVRAIVASDPERLVQYVGQADVLLAARFPVEVFDQARKLRWFQCINAGVDSMLPIRDKARHITVTNARGIHGDIIADFVMAGVTMLHWDFRRYLREQSERKWRPRYDVAPLADKTLGVLGLGSIGATIARRAKSAGMTVVGSKRDISVPVEGVDALFASDALEDLLPLCDFLVLAVPATVETVGLIGAAQLARMRRDAFLINIARGSVIVEAELIKALQTGTIAGAMLDVFKREPLPYDSPLWDMPNVIATPHVAGSPTNYTARVFSIFADNIERFQRGQALKNVVDLGRGY; from the coding sequence ATGGCAGGCGAAAGCTCCGCACTCACCGTTCTCCTCAATATCCCTACCGCGGAAGCCTATGCGCGACTTATCGCGGAGCGTTTCCCGAAGGTTCGTGCGATCGTGGCGTCGGACCCTGAGCGCCTTGTGCAGTACGTAGGGCAGGCGGACGTGCTGCTTGCTGCTCGCTTCCCCGTTGAGGTATTCGATCAAGCGAGGAAACTGCGATGGTTCCAATGTATTAACGCCGGTGTCGATTCCATGCTCCCAATCCGCGATAAGGCGAGGCACATCACGGTCACAAATGCCCGCGGCATTCATGGCGATATCATCGCGGATTTCGTCATGGCCGGCGTGACGATGCTGCACTGGGATTTCCGCAGGTATCTGCGCGAGCAATCGGAGCGGAAATGGAGACCACGATACGACGTGGCGCCATTGGCCGACAAGACACTCGGTGTATTGGGACTTGGGTCGATCGGGGCAACGATTGCCCGGCGCGCGAAAAGTGCCGGCATGACCGTCGTCGGCTCTAAGCGGGATATTTCCGTCCCGGTCGAAGGTGTCGACGCGCTGTTCGCTTCCGATGCCCTTGAGGATCTGCTCCCGCTTTGCGACTTTCTGGTCCTGGCCGTGCCGGCGACCGTAGAAACGGTGGGGCTCATCGGCGCGGCCCAGTTAGCGCGGATGCGGCGCGACGCCTTTCTGATTAACATCGCCCGGGGCTCCGTCATTGTGGAGGCCGAGCTGATCAAAGCGCTGCAGACGGGCACGATCGCCGGTGCGATGCTCGACGTTTTCAAGCGGGAGCCTTTGCCGTACGATAGCCCGCTCTGGGACATGCCCAACGTGATTGCAACACCTCATGTGGCGGGAAGTCCAACAAATTATACGGCGCGGGTGTTCTCTATCTTTGCGGACAACATCGAGCGCTTCCAGAGAGGCCAAGCATTGAAGAATGTCGTGGATCTGGGACGCGGTTATTAA